In Rattus norvegicus strain BN/NHsdMcwi chromosome 1, GRCr8, whole genome shotgun sequence, a genomic segment contains:
- the Klk1c6 gene encoding kallikrein 1-related peptidase C6 precursor — translation MWLQILFLVLSMGRIDAAPPGQSRVVGGYKCEKNSQPWQVAVISRSLCGGVLIDPSWVITAAHCYSNYYHVLLGRNNLSEDEPFAQYRFVSQSFPHPDYNPFFMRNHTRQPGDDYSNDLMLLHLSKPADITDGVKVIDLPTEEPKVGSTCLASGWGSTKPLDWELPDDLQCVNIHLLSNEKCIEAYNEKVTDLMLCAGDLEGGKDTCKGDSGGPLICDGVLQGITSWGSDPCAEPNMPAIYTKLIKFTSWIKEVMKENS, via the exons ATGTGGCTCCAGATCCTGTTCCTTGTCCTGTCCATGGGACGAATTG ATGCTGCACCTCCTGGCCAGTCTCGGGTTGTTGGAGGATATAAGTGTGAGAAGAATTCCCAACCCTGGCAAGTGGCTGTCATCAGTAGATCCTTATGCGGGGGTGTCTTGATAGACCCCAGCTGGGTGATCACAGCTGCCCACTGCTATAGCAA CTATTACCATGTTTTGTTGGGCCGAAACAATCTATCTGAAGATGAACCCTTTGCTCAGTACCGGTTTGTCAGCCAAAGCTTCCCTCACCCTGACTACAACCCATTCTTCATGAGAAACCACACCAGACAACCTGGAGATGACTACAGCAATGACCTGATGCTGCTCCACCTCAGCAAGCCTGCTGACATCACAGATGGTGTGAAGGTCATCGATCTGCCCACGGAGGAGCCCAAGGTGGGGAGCACCTGCCTTGCCTCAGGCTGGGGCAGCACCAAACCCCTGGATT GGGAATTACCTGATGATCTCCAGTGTGTGAACATCCACCTTCTGTCTAATGAGAAGTGTATCGAAGCCTACAATGAGAAGGTGACAGATCTCATGCTGTGTGCAGGAGATTTGGAAGGAGGCAAAGACACTTGCAAG GGTGACTCAGGAGGGCCCCTCATCTGTGATGGTGTGCTCCAAGGCATCACATCGTGGGGCTCTGACCCATGTGCTGAACCCAATATGCCAGCCATCTATACCAAACTTATTAAGTTCACCTCCTGGATAAAAGAAGTTATGAAGGAAAACTCCTGA
- the Klk1c6 gene encoding kallikrein 1-related peptidase C6 isoform X2, translating to MWLQILFLVLSMGRIDAAPPGQSRVVGGYKCEKNSQPWQVAVISRSLCGGVLIDPSWVITAAHCYSYHVLLGRNNLSEDEPFAQYRFVSQSFPHPDYNPFFMRNHTRQPGDDYSNDLMLLHLSKPADITDGVKVIDLPTEEPKVGSTCLASGWGSTKPLDWELPDDLQCVNIHLLSNEKCIEAYNEKVTDLMLCAGDLEGGKDTCKGDSGGPLICDGVLQGITSWGSDPCAEPNMPAIYTKLIKFTSWIKEVMKENS from the exons ATGTGGCTCCAGATCCTGTTCCTTGTCCTGTCCATGGGACGAATTG ATGCTGCACCTCCTGGCCAGTCTCGGGTTGTTGGAGGATATAAGTGTGAGAAGAATTCCCAACCCTGGCAAGTGGCTGTCATCAGTAGATCCTTATGCGGGGGTGTCTTGATAGACCCCAGCTGGGTGATCACAGCTGCCCACTGCTATAGC TACCATGTTTTGTTGGGCCGAAACAATCTATCTGAAGATGAACCCTTTGCTCAGTACCGGTTTGTCAGCCAAAGCTTCCCTCACCCTGACTACAACCCATTCTTCATGAGAAACCACACCAGACAACCTGGAGATGACTACAGCAATGACCTGATGCTGCTCCACCTCAGCAAGCCTGCTGACATCACAGATGGTGTGAAGGTCATCGATCTGCCCACGGAGGAGCCCAAGGTGGGGAGCACCTGCCTTGCCTCAGGCTGGGGCAGCACCAAACCCCTGGATT GGGAATTACCTGATGATCTCCAGTGTGTGAACATCCACCTTCTGTCTAATGAGAAGTGTATCGAAGCCTACAATGAGAAGGTGACAGATCTCATGCTGTGTGCAGGAGATTTGGAAGGAGGCAAAGACACTTGCAAG GGTGACTCAGGAGGGCCCCTCATCTGTGATGGTGTGCTCCAAGGCATCACATCGTGGGGCTCTGACCCATGTGCTGAACCCAATATGCCAGCCATCTATACCAAACTTATTAAGTTCACCTCCTGGATAAAAGAAGTTATGAAGGAAAACTCCTGA
- the Klk1c6 gene encoding kallikrein 1-related peptidase C6 isoform X3, whose translation MWLQILFLVLSMGRIDAAPPGQSRVVGGYKCEKNSQPWQVAVISRSLCGGVLIDPSWVITAAHCYSKQPGDDYSNDLMLLHLSKPADITDGVKVIDLPTEEPKVGSTCLASGWGSTKPLDWELPDDLQCVNIHLLSNEKCIEAYNEKVTDLMLCAGDLEGGKDTCKGDSGGPLICDGVLQGITSWGSDPCAEPNMPAIYTKLIKFTSWIKEVMKENS comes from the exons ATGTGGCTCCAGATCCTGTTCCTTGTCCTGTCCATGGGACGAATTG ATGCTGCACCTCCTGGCCAGTCTCGGGTTGTTGGAGGATATAAGTGTGAGAAGAATTCCCAACCCTGGCAAGTGGCTGTCATCAGTAGATCCTTATGCGGGGGTGTCTTGATAGACCCCAGCTGGGTGATCACAGCTGCCCACTGCTATAGCAA ACAACCTGGAGATGACTACAGCAATGACCTGATGCTGCTCCACCTCAGCAAGCCTGCTGACATCACAGATGGTGTGAAGGTCATCGATCTGCCCACGGAGGAGCCCAAGGTGGGGAGCACCTGCCTTGCCTCAGGCTGGGGCAGCACCAAACCCCTGGATT GGGAATTACCTGATGATCTCCAGTGTGTGAACATCCACCTTCTGTCTAATGAGAAGTGTATCGAAGCCTACAATGAGAAGGTGACAGATCTCATGCTGTGTGCAGGAGATTTGGAAGGAGGCAAAGACACTTGCAAG GGTGACTCAGGAGGGCCCCTCATCTGTGATGGTGTGCTCCAAGGCATCACATCGTGGGGCTCTGACCCATGTGCTGAACCCAATATGCCAGCCATCTATACCAAACTTATTAAGTTCACCTCCTGGATAAAAGAAGTTATGAAGGAAAACTCCTGA
- the Klk1c6 gene encoding kallikrein 1-related peptidase C6 isoform X1, with product MWLQILFLVLSMGRIDAAPPGQSRVVGGYKCEKNSQPWQVAVISRSLCGGVLIDPSWVITAAHCYSNALSYYHVLLGRNNLSEDEPFAQYRFVSQSFPHPDYNPFFMRNHTRQPGDDYSNDLMLLHLSKPADITDGVKVIDLPTEEPKVGSTCLASGWGSTKPLDWELPDDLQCVNIHLLSNEKCIEAYNEKVTDLMLCAGDLEGGKDTCKGDSGGPLICDGVLQGITSWGSDPCAEPNMPAIYTKLIKFTSWIKEVMKENS from the exons ATGTGGCTCCAGATCCTGTTCCTTGTCCTGTCCATGGGACGAATTG ATGCTGCACCTCCTGGCCAGTCTCGGGTTGTTGGAGGATATAAGTGTGAGAAGAATTCCCAACCCTGGCAAGTGGCTGTCATCAGTAGATCCTTATGCGGGGGTGTCTTGATAGACCCCAGCTGGGTGATCACAGCTGCCCACTGCTATAGCAA TGCCCTCAGCTATTACCATGTTTTGTTGGGCCGAAACAATCTATCTGAAGATGAACCCTTTGCTCAGTACCGGTTTGTCAGCCAAAGCTTCCCTCACCCTGACTACAACCCATTCTTCATGAGAAACCACACCAGACAACCTGGAGATGACTACAGCAATGACCTGATGCTGCTCCACCTCAGCAAGCCTGCTGACATCACAGATGGTGTGAAGGTCATCGATCTGCCCACGGAGGAGCCCAAGGTGGGGAGCACCTGCCTTGCCTCAGGCTGGGGCAGCACCAAACCCCTGGATT GGGAATTACCTGATGATCTCCAGTGTGTGAACATCCACCTTCTGTCTAATGAGAAGTGTATCGAAGCCTACAATGAGAAGGTGACAGATCTCATGCTGTGTGCAGGAGATTTGGAAGGAGGCAAAGACACTTGCAAG GGTGACTCAGGAGGGCCCCTCATCTGTGATGGTGTGCTCCAAGGCATCACATCGTGGGGCTCTGACCCATGTGCTGAACCCAATATGCCAGCCATCTATACCAAACTTATTAAGTTCACCTCCTGGATAAAAGAAGTTATGAAGGAAAACTCCTGA
- the Klk1c6 gene encoding kallikrein 1-related peptidase C6 isoform X4 gives MNIVEHVSLQPGDDYSNDLMLLHLSKPADITDGVKVIDLPTEEPKVGSTCLASGWGSTKPLDWELPDDLQCVNIHLLSNEKCIEAYNEKVTDLMLCAGDLEGGKDTCKGDSGGPLICDGVLQGITSWGSDPCAEPNMPAIYTKLIKFTSWIKEVMKENS, from the exons atgaacatagtggagcacgtgtcttt ACAACCTGGAGATGACTACAGCAATGACCTGATGCTGCTCCACCTCAGCAAGCCTGCTGACATCACAGATGGTGTGAAGGTCATCGATCTGCCCACGGAGGAGCCCAAGGTGGGGAGCACCTGCCTTGCCTCAGGCTGGGGCAGCACCAAACCCCTGGATT GGGAATTACCTGATGATCTCCAGTGTGTGAACATCCACCTTCTGTCTAATGAGAAGTGTATCGAAGCCTACAATGAGAAGGTGACAGATCTCATGCTGTGTGCAGGAGATTTGGAAGGAGGCAAAGACACTTGCAAG GGTGACTCAGGAGGGCCCCTCATCTGTGATGGTGTGCTCCAAGGCATCACATCGTGGGGCTCTGACCCATGTGCTGAACCCAATATGCCAGCCATCTATACCAAACTTATTAAGTTCACCTCCTGGATAAAAGAAGTTATGAAGGAAAACTCCTGA